From the Chryseobacterium sp. G0201 genome, the window AAAATTCTATTCAGCTTTGGGCGAGAGAACTTCGATATAATTTCTTTAAACAAATCCAACAGCAAGAAAAGCTTCAATTTCTGATTACAGCCCATCATTTGAATGACCAACTGGAAACTTTTATCATTAATCTATCAAAAGCCGCCGGAATTAATGGTTTGAGTGGAATTCCTGCTAATGACAACAATATTATTCGTCCGCTTCTGCAATTTTCAAAAGAAGAAATTTATGAATTTGCGAAAGAAAATAGTATTAAATTCCGTGAAGATCTTTCCAATAAAAAAAGTGATTATTTAAGAAATAAAATCCGAAACGAAATTGTTCCCAAGCTTTTAGAAACGAACGAACATTTCCTTGAAAACTTCAAAAAAAGTTCTTCATATTTAAATCAAACCAAAGATTTTGTCCAGAATCAAATCAAAGAAATAGAAAATCGGCTTTCAACATTTAACAAAGACCATAAAATCTTATCCAAAGAAAAGCTGGATCGGGAAAGTGATTTTGTAAAGTTTGAGATCTTAAAAAAATATGGCTTCAATCAGGAAGAGGAAATTTCTAAAATTTTCAAAGCTGAAAACGGAAGCTCTTTTTTTTCAAAGGATTATCAATTGATGATTAGTCGAAATGAATTAATTCTTTCACCAATCAAAACATCTGATATTCTGAATGAAGAGCCTGAAGAAATTATTTTAGAAATTAAAGATCAAGAAATAATACTTCCAGAAAATATCGAATTTAAAACTTCAAATACTGAATCACTAGAATGGCATTTTGACTTTGAAAAAGTTAATCTTCCTTTAAAGCTAAGAAAAAAGAAAGAAGGTGATAACTTTTACCCGCTCGGAATGACAGGAAAAAAGAAGGTCTCTAAATTTCTGAGAGACGAAAAATTATCTTTTTTTGAAAAAGAAAATGCGTGGTTATTGTGCGATGCGAACGATCAAATTTTAGGAATACTTCCCTACAGACAAGACCGCAGATTGTGTACCGGCAAGCACACTCAAAAAACGCTGAAAATAAAATGGACAGAAAAACAACAAATACTCTAGTAATAGATGATTTCAAAAAGAACAGCAATGTAGCTTTCGCCATTTTATATCAACAATACTTTACCTACACTAAAAAATTTGTACTTAATAATAAGGGAAACCTGGAAGATGCTGAGGATATTTTTCAAGATGCATTGCTTATTTTGTACGAGAAATTATATGCTGACAACTTCAAGGTATACACTTGTCTTGGCATTTATGTTTCAGGAATCTCAAAAAATTTATGGTTAAAAAAACTAAGGAATAAAGAATTTTTAATAGAAATTCCAGAAAATTATTACAAAAAAAATCAGGCCGAAATTAATTTAGCTATTGAAAACGAAAGAGATTATTGGCATAAACTTAATGATTATATCAATTCTATTTCTACCCACTGTAAAAATCTAATTCAGGATATTTTTATGAAAAATAAAAGTATTGAAGAAATCCAAAGCAAATATCAATATTCCAGCAAGCATAATGCACAAAATCAGAAGCATAAATGTGTAGAGCAAATTAGAAAAATCAAAAACAATGATAATTTTTAAGACTGAAATACAGTTAATTATAAAAATAATTCAAAAGAACGGGTGATTTTTTTTTGTTTTTGGAACTTACTATTAAATATCAATATTATGTTTAAAACAATTGTATTAAGTCTGTGCTTATTGATCGGAATTTCCGCTAATGCACAAAGTAAAATAGGAATCGACTTCCAAAAAATTGATTTGGAAGCTGCAAAAAAGATCGCGAAAAAAGAAAATAAACTCATTTTCATAGACATATACACAACTTGGTGTGGTCCGTGTAAACTGATGCAGAAAAATACATTTACCGATCCTAAAATCGGAGAGTTATTCAACAAAAACTTTGTAAATCTTGCGATAGATGCAGAAAAAGAAGGTGTTGCGCTGGCAAAAGAATTTAAAATTGTCAATTTCCCTTCGTTTTTATTTTTAGATGCAGATGGGAAGTTGGTACAATATGATTTTGGATATTATAATGCTGAGCAATTTTCAACAGTCGGAATGTCAGTTTTAGATAAAGTTTCATCTCAATCAACTCCAAAAACGCTGGATATGGTGAAAGGAAAAATGGTTGGAGATAAAATTGCTGATTTTTCGGCAAAAGATCATTTGGGGAAAACATTTTCTTCATCAAATGAAAAAGAAAAATTAATTTTAGTTTTCATCCGTGGACAATGGTGCCCTTACTGTAATAAATATATTGAGTCTCTTCAAAATTTAGCTCCGGAATTAAAAGCTAAAAATGCAAGACTGGTTATTATCTCTCCTGAAAGACCGGAATTTATAGAGAAAACGATTTCTAAAACAAAAACCGGATACACTGTTTTGTATGATGAAGGATATAAAATTGCCGAAGCTTTTGACGTTCTCTATACTCCCGATAGTAAAACTTTGGCTGCCTATACTTCAAAAGTAGACGGTTTTGCGACAAGCAGATCTGATAATTCAGGAAGGCTGCCTGTTTCTGCAACATTTATTTTGGACGAAAATAAAGTGATCTCTTGGAGACATTTTAATCCTGATTATAAAGAAAGGGCTTCTGCA encodes:
- the tilS gene encoding tRNA lysidine(34) synthetase TilS — encoded protein: MLDYLSFKNQLKNLIESPENHSYLLAVSGGADSMVLASLFHDSGHKFHVAHINYKLRGEDSDLDQKVVQDFCDKNNVPFHLYEVSEKDQKPENSIQLWARELRYNFFKQIQQQEKLQFLITAHHLNDQLETFIINLSKAAGINGLSGIPANDNNIIRPLLQFSKEEIYEFAKENSIKFREDLSNKKSDYLRNKIRNEIVPKLLETNEHFLENFKKSSSYLNQTKDFVQNQIKEIENRLSTFNKDHKILSKEKLDRESDFVKFEILKKYGFNQEEEISKIFKAENGSSFFSKDYQLMISRNELILSPIKTSDILNEEPEEIILEIKDQEIILPENIEFKTSNTESLEWHFDFEKVNLPLKLRKKKEGDNFYPLGMTGKKKVSKFLRDEKLSFFEKENAWLLCDANDQILGILPYRQDRRLCTGKHTQKTLKIKWTEKQQIL
- a CDS encoding redoxin domain-containing protein → MFKTIVLSLCLLIGISANAQSKIGIDFQKIDLEAAKKIAKKENKLIFIDIYTTWCGPCKLMQKNTFTDPKIGELFNKNFVNLAIDAEKEGVALAKEFKIVNFPSFLFLDADGKLVQYDFGYYNAEQFSTVGMSVLDKVSSQSTPKTLDMVKGKMVGDKIADFSAKDHLGKTFSSSNEKEKLILVFIRGQWCPYCNKYIESLQNLAPELKAKNARLVIISPERPEFIEKTISKTKTGYTVLYDEGYKIAEAFDVLYTPDSKTLAAYTSKVDGFATSRSDNSGRLPVSATFILDENKVISWRHFNPDYKERASAEDILKQL
- a CDS encoding RNA polymerase sigma factor, with protein sequence MDRKTTNTLVIDDFKKNSNVAFAILYQQYFTYTKKFVLNNKGNLEDAEDIFQDALLILYEKLYADNFKVYTCLGIYVSGISKNLWLKKLRNKEFLIEIPENYYKKNQAEINLAIENERDYWHKLNDYINSISTHCKNLIQDIFMKNKSIEEIQSKYQYSSKHNAQNQKHKCVEQIRKIKNNDNF